One genomic segment of Marinitoga piezophila KA3 includes these proteins:
- a CDS encoding acetyltransferase, producing the protein MSSKEKIILVGGGGHCKVVASIIFEKNEYEIIGISDLKTEIGKEIMGIKINYIDEQLEELYKTGIKNAFVTVGSVGNPDLRIKLFKKLKDIGFNLPVIISKHTIISKDVSIGEGTVIMPGVIVNPGVKIERNCIINTGAIIEHDCIIEDNVHIAPGVTLSGGVKIGENSHIGTGTSIIQNIEIGKNVLIGAGSVVVNNIPDNTKAFGVPAKIKSVIDN; encoded by the coding sequence ATGTCATCTAAAGAAAAAATTATTCTTGTTGGCGGTGGAGGTCATTGTAAAGTAGTTGCTTCTATAATATTTGAAAAAAATGAATATGAAATAATAGGAATTTCAGATTTAAAAACTGAAATTGGAAAAGAAATAATGGGAATAAAAATTAATTATATTGATGAACAATTAGAAGAACTGTATAAAACTGGAATTAAAAATGCATTTGTTACTGTTGGTAGTGTTGGAAATCCTGATTTGCGAATAAAATTATTCAAAAAATTGAAAGATATAGGTTTTAATCTTCCTGTTATTATTTCAAAACATACAATAATTAGTAAAGATGTAAGTATAGGAGAGGGAACTGTAATTATGCCTGGAGTTATTGTAAATCCTGGAGTTAAAATTGAAAGAAATTGTATTATTAATACAGGAGCAATAATTGAACACGACTGTATAATAGAAGATAATGTTCATATTGCACCTGGTGTTACGTTAAGTGGTGGAGTTAAAATAGGAGAAAATAGCCATATAGGAACTGGAACTTCTATTATTCAAAATATTGAAATCGGTAAAAATGTTCTTATTGGTGCTGGTTCTGTGGTTGTTAATAATATCCCTGATAATACTAAGGCTTTTGGTGTTCCGGCTAAAATTAAAAGTGTTATTGATAATTAA
- a CDS encoding type II secretion system protein, with the protein MAFKKHDGFSLYEVLIVLAVIAIIGAFSVPMVNNIINKAKFTKIINDMKVIQNSIIQYYYDNDSFPDNIDTLVDNDYIESSPENVSFKTLNNVVFVYYTEQISNPDNLEKLDTTLNWNSNTEDFSSLNEEPDNNSRIPVLRMAF; encoded by the coding sequence TTGGCGTTTAAGAAGCATGATGGTTTTAGTCTTTATGAGGTTTTAATTGTACTTGCTGTTATTGCTATTATTGGCGCTTTTTCTGTTCCAATGGTTAATAATATTATTAACAAAGCAAAATTTACTAAAATTATTAATGATATGAAGGTGATTCAGAACTCAATTATTCAATATTATTATGATAATGATTCTTTTCCTGATAATATAGATACGCTGGTTGATAATGACTATATTGAATCTTCGCCTGAAAATGTTTCTTTTAAAACTTTAAATAATGTTGTTTTTGTTTATTATACTGAACAAATTTCAAATCCAGATAATCTCGAAAAACTGGATACAACTTTAAATTGGAATTCGAATACAGAGGATTTTTCTTCTTTAAATGAAGAACCGGATAATAATTCCAGAATTCCTGTATTAAGAATGGCTTTTTAA
- a CDS encoding CapA family protein: MNLVFGGDFCPQNIINIDRNIIEMTNNSDGMVINLEGYISKNCDTKNTLCIPEEVIKELIEKLNIKYVSLANNHSMDNGEEGFKYTIKVLNDCEVKVFGTKETPFIELNDTLIYSAVWEKTGVNNKHLNVLKKNEFLNLTFPEDKFVIFFPHWGIDLENLPLPWQYEFALSFHKKYNGIIIGHHSHVLHPVLKYRNKYSFFSIGNFYMPFNNITYYYPDFTRDSILVLFEDNKIDYVNTQYNENLIKLSEKKDLTYLDNIDKKDYITFFNNNRRKKHYPNYENPITDFFKENMLKLIGRFINSKIGTMLWKWVKKK; this comes from the coding sequence ATGAATTTAGTTTTTGGCGGAGATTTTTGCCCACAAAATATAATTAATATTGATAGAAATATAATAGAAATGACTAATAATTCCGATGGAATGGTTATTAATCTTGAAGGTTATATTTCAAAGAATTGTGATACAAAAAATACTCTTTGTATCCCGGAAGAAGTAATAAAAGAGTTAATAGAAAAATTGAATATAAAATATGTTTCTTTAGCTAATAATCACTCTATGGATAATGGAGAAGAAGGATTTAAATATACAATTAAGGTTTTAAATGATTGTGAAGTAAAGGTTTTTGGTACAAAGGAAACTCCTTTTATTGAATTAAATGATACTTTAATTTATTCTGCTGTTTGGGAGAAAACAGGTGTAAATAATAAACATTTAAATGTCTTGAAAAAAAATGAATTTTTAAATTTAACCTTTCCTGAGGACAAATTTGTTATTTTCTTTCCACATTGGGGCATTGATCTTGAAAATCTTCCTTTACCATGGCAATATGAATTTGCTTTGAGTTTCCACAAAAAATATAATGGAATTATTATTGGTCATCATTCACATGTACTACATCCTGTTTTGAAATATAGAAACAAATATTCTTTTTTTTCTATTGGTAATTTTTATATGCCTTTTAATAATATTACGTATTATTATCCTGATTTTACAAGAGATAGTATTCTTGTATTATTCGAAGATAATAAAATTGATTATGTAAATACTCAATATAATGAAAATCTAATAAAATTATCTGAAAAAAAGGATCTGACATATCTGGATAATATTGATAAAAAAGATTATATTACTTTTTTTAATAATAATCGAAGAAAAAAACATTATCCTAATTATGAGAATCCTATAACGGATTTTTTTAAGGAAAATATGCTAAAATTAATAGGAAGATTTATTAATTCAAAAATTGGTACAATGTTATGGAAATGGGTGAAAAAGAAATGA
- a CDS encoding asparagine synthase C-terminal domain-containing protein: protein MKDISFRFSKSFSRLQNKIFYNYGFFDEPIVEIYDDYIIFKGNAVRSVPLFFIVLPDKIILTDRINKNYKVSLNNDFLDELRHFKYTLGNDTIWNNVFQLLPGQVLKVWKSGEYELFTDYVFRNENKVKKTPKELIEILYKIFESFFNRIESDKKILIPLSGGFDSRIIAFMIKEFGFENRAFAFCYGQKNAEEVNVSKNVAKRLGLDWYFIEYNEQFINDIIFSDLFNKYIDFYKAFGVTPHIQDLFSLVWLKDNGLLNSGDVVIPGHSGDFLAGSRLVYTKNINSLSSLKKAILGYHVQIFRIKKDVKIHLENRIDEIHKNFDMGYSDIFEIFDWQERQSKYIANSVRNYEFFDLNWFLPLWEKSLFDFFSSLDNSQRFHEKLYRESLNLLFTKYDIDIKTSDTGTSKSRETLKKFVSPEMIIFAKRIEAILKNKGNKHNLYGIFDFGKIENSENRYIEIVGHITELLINSLRREE from the coding sequence ATGAAAGATATTAGTTTTAGGTTTTCTAAATCTTTTTCCAGACTTCAAAATAAAATATTTTATAATTACGGTTTTTTTGATGAACCAATTGTTGAGATATATGATGATTATATTATTTTTAAAGGGAATGCTGTGAGAAGCGTTCCGTTATTTTTTATTGTTTTGCCAGATAAGATTATACTTACTGATAGGATAAATAAAAATTATAAAGTTTCTTTAAATAATGATTTTTTAGATGAATTAAGGCATTTTAAATATACTCTCGGAAATGATACTATCTGGAATAATGTTTTTCAATTATTGCCAGGTCAGGTATTAAAAGTCTGGAAATCAGGTGAATACGAATTATTTACTGATTATGTTTTTAGAAATGAAAATAAGGTCAAAAAAACTCCGAAAGAATTAATAGAGATATTATATAAAATCTTTGAAAGTTTTTTTAACAGAATTGAATCTGATAAGAAAATACTGATTCCTCTCAGTGGCGGTTTTGATTCAAGAATAATTGCTTTTATGATAAAAGAATTTGGATTTGAAAATAGAGCTTTTGCTTTTTGTTATGGTCAAAAAAATGCTGAAGAGGTTAATGTAAGTAAAAATGTAGCAAAAAGATTGGGATTAGACTGGTATTTTATTGAATATAATGAACAGTTTATAAATGATATTATATTTAGTGATCTTTTCAATAAATATATAGACTTTTATAAAGCTTTTGGAGTAACTCCGCATATTCAGGATCTTTTCTCTCTTGTCTGGTTAAAAGATAATGGATTATTAAATAGCGGTGATGTAGTTATTCCAGGACATTCTGGAGATTTTTTAGCTGGTAGTAGATTGGTATATACAAAGAATATTAATAGTTTATCTTCTTTGAAAAAGGCGATTTTAGGTTATCATGTACAGATTTTTAGAATAAAGAAAGATGTAAAGATTCATCTGGAAAATCGAATTGATGAAATTCATAAAAATTTCGATATGGGTTATTCAGATATTTTTGAGATTTTTGACTGGCAAGAACGTCAATCAAAGTATATTGCTAATTCTGTTAGAAATTATGAATTTTTTGATTTAAACTGGTTTTTGCCTTTATGGGAAAAATCTTTATTTGATTTTTTTTCTTCTCTTGATAATTCACAACGCTTTCATGAAAAGTTATATCGCGAATCTTTAAATTTGCTTTTCACAAAATATGATATTGATATTAAAACAAGTGATACAGGAACGTCAAAAAGTAGAGAGACACTGAAAAAATTTGTTTCCCCGGAAATGATTATTTTTGCAAAAAGAATTGAAGCCATTTTAAAGAATAAAGGGAATAAACATAATTTATACGGAATTTTTGATTTTGGAAAAATTGAAAATAGTGAAAATAGATATATTGAAATAGTTGGGCATATAACAGAATTATTGATTAATTCTTTAAGAAGGGAAGAATAA
- the galE gene encoding UDP-glucose 4-epimerase GalE translates to MSILITGGTGYIGSHACIEFLNAGYEIIVLDNFSNSKPAVLKRIKEITGKDFKFYEADLLDKNKIKEIFDENEIEAVIHFAGLKAVGESVEKPLLYYHNNITGTLNLLEVMKEKNVKKIVFSSSATVYGNPHKVPITEDFPTGATNPYGRTKLFIEEILKDLYISDKNWSISLLRYFNPIGAHESGMIGEDPNGIPNNLMPYITQVAVGKREKLYVFGNDYDTHDGTGVRDYIHVVDLVKGHIKALEKIMETTGVKIYNLGTGTGYSVLDVVKAFEKASGVKIPYEIVDRRPGDVDKIYADPTKALKELGWKAEKDLYDMCKDSWNWQKKNPNGYED, encoded by the coding sequence ATGTCAATACTCATAACAGGCGGAACTGGATATATAGGAAGTCATGCATGTATTGAATTCTTAAATGCCGGATATGAAATAATTGTACTGGATAATTTTTCAAATAGCAAACCTGCAGTTTTAAAAAGAATAAAAGAAATAACAGGAAAAGATTTCAAATTCTATGAAGCAGATTTGTTGGACAAAAATAAAATAAAAGAAATTTTCGACGAAAATGAAATAGAAGCGGTTATACATTTTGCAGGTTTAAAAGCAGTTGGTGAATCAGTGGAAAAACCATTATTATATTATCACAATAACATCACAGGCACTCTTAATCTTTTAGAAGTAATGAAAGAAAAAAATGTAAAAAAAATAGTATTCAGCTCATCAGCAACAGTATATGGAAACCCACATAAGGTTCCAATAACAGAAGACTTTCCAACTGGAGCAACAAATCCATATGGAAGAACAAAATTATTCATAGAAGAAATATTAAAAGATTTATATATCTCAGACAAAAATTGGAGCATATCATTATTAAGATACTTCAACCCAATAGGAGCACATGAAAGCGGAATGATCGGTGAAGATCCAAACGGAATACCAAATAATCTAATGCCATATATCACTCAAGTTGCCGTTGGAAAAAGAGAAAAATTATATGTATTTGGAAATGATTACGATACACATGATGGTACAGGCGTAAGAGATTATATCCATGTTGTAGATTTAGTAAAAGGACATATAAAAGCACTTGAAAAAATAATGGAAACCACAGGAGTAAAAATATATAACCTCGGAACAGGAACAGGATATAGCGTTTTAGATGTAGTAAAAGCATTTGAAAAAGCAAGTGGGGTTAAAATTCCATATGAGATAGTTGATAGAAGACCTGGAGATGTAGATAAAATATATGCAGACCCTACAAAGGCATTAAAAGAATTAGGCTGGAAAGCAGAAAAAGATTTATACGACATGTGTAAAGACTCATGGAATTGGCAAAAGAAAAATCCAAATGGATATGAAGATTAA
- a CDS encoding TetR/AcrR family transcriptional regulator translates to MRRRRKTSTKEKIIKSARKLFSEKWYDTVSVAEICRNARVSNGVYYNYFRDKKTLFEFFLNELIEKMEVELSQISGNSKKDKISSFIDIVFKLSAKDTELVTIFREGQYKFPEYEKKLKNIYINTLSNILERDISDVEYIFIVGGLRFLSVMAAYNWFNINKESFKDIVFNGIFDERINRKERIFNVKFINERSKKLDSKERIVEAGIELFGTYGFHNVNVYDITKLAGFAVGTFYIYFDSKETFLREIVRNISHETRKFISRNLSVSLNRLEQELQGTYLFLKFFERNKNYYEIVRESEFVAKEEVIKYYDAFRKGYLKNLSSVKLEDKETIALTLMGISHFIGIEYLFHQSILDINNFLIKLSHYLENGLKLEGDLNVLVQEKE, encoded by the coding sequence TTGAGAAGACGACGAAAAACCAGTACAAAGGAAAAGATTATAAAATCTGCAAGGAAGCTTTTTTCTGAAAAATGGTATGATACTGTCTCTGTTGCTGAAATTTGTAGAAATGCCCGGGTTTCAAATGGGGTATATTATAATTATTTTAGAGATAAGAAAACACTTTTTGAGTTTTTTTTAAATGAGCTTATTGAAAAAATGGAGGTTGAACTTTCTCAGATTAGTGGTAATTCCAAAAAAGATAAGATTTCTTCTTTTATAGACATCGTTTTCAAACTTTCTGCAAAGGATACAGAATTGGTTACTATTTTCCGTGAGGGACAGTATAAATTTCCTGAGTATGAAAAAAAATTAAAGAATATTTATATTAATACTCTTTCTAATATTTTGGAAAGGGATATTTCTGATGTTGAATATATTTTTATTGTTGGTGGATTAAGATTTTTAAGCGTTATGGCTGCTTATAACTGGTTTAATATTAATAAGGAATCATTTAAAGATATTGTTTTTAATGGGATTTTTGATGAACGAATTAATAGAAAGGAAAGAATTTTTAATGTTAAGTTTATAAATGAACGTTCGAAAAAACTGGACTCAAAGGAAAGAATTGTTGAAGCTGGAATAGAATTATTTGGAACTTATGGTTTTCACAATGTAAATGTTTATGATATTACTAAACTCGCTGGTTTTGCAGTTGGTACTTTTTATATTTACTTTGATAGCAAGGAAACTTTTTTACGAGAGATTGTTAGAAACATCAGTCATGAGACAAGAAAGTTTATTAGTAGAAATCTTTCTGTTTCTTTGAATAGATTGGAACAGGAATTACAGGGAACTTATTTATTTTTGAAATTTTTTGAAAGAAATAAAAATTATTATGAAATTGTTAGAGAATCGGAATTTGTGGCAAAGGAAGAGGTTATTAAATATTATGATGCTTTTAGAAAGGGTTATTTAAAAAATCTATCAAGTGTTAAACTTGAGGATAAGGAAACAATAGCTTTAACGCTTATGGGTATTTCTCATTTTATTGGTATTGAATATTTATTCCATCAATCTATTTTAGATATTAATAATTTTCTTATTAAATTGTCCCATTATCTTGAAAATGGATTGAAATTAGAAGGTGATTTAAATGTTCTGGTTCAGGAAAAGGAATAA
- a CDS encoding glycosyltransferase family 2 protein: protein MEEKKVSIIIPVLNEEKHIEKCIDSLINNDYENKEIIVVDGMSEDRTRDILRKYENIRIIDNPDKTTPIALNIGLKNATGDYIMIAGAHTTYSKNYISACVRRLDEDKCDVAGGKMVTIQGKDTPVAKAISIVLSHPFGIGGAKYRLESDKEEYVDTVAYGVYKREVFEKLGGFVEKLRRNQDIEMNLRIKNAGFRIMLVPEAEAYYYARDNFKDLWKNNFNNGLWVILSTHYARKAFSLRHLVPLFFVLFLVLGGVFSIFYPIVRIPYFSILGLYLILSLYFSFDISRKNKDFKLFFPTLFSFWTLHVSYGLGSLYGLFIIL, encoded by the coding sequence ATGGAAGAAAAAAAAGTTTCAATTATAATTCCTGTTTTAAATGAAGAAAAACATATAGAAAAATGTATTGATTCATTGATTAATAATGATTATGAAAATAAGGAAATTATTGTTGTGGATGGAATGAGTGAGGATAGAACTCGTGATATTTTAAGAAAATATGAGAATATCAGGATTATTGATAATCCTGATAAGACAACTCCTATTGCTTTAAATATTGGTTTGAAAAATGCAACTGGTGATTATATAATGATTGCCGGAGCACATACTACTTATTCTAAAAATTATATTTCAGCTTGTGTTAGACGACTTGATGAAGATAAATGTGATGTTGCTGGAGGAAAGATGGTAACTATTCAGGGAAAAGATACACCTGTAGCGAAAGCTATTTCTATAGTTTTATCTCATCCGTTTGGAATTGGAGGGGCAAAGTATAGATTGGAAAGCGATAAAGAAGAGTATGTTGATACTGTTGCATACGGTGTTTATAAGCGAGAAGTTTTTGAAAAATTGGGAGGTTTTGTTGAAAAGCTCAGAAGAAATCAGGATATTGAGATGAATTTAAGAATTAAAAATGCAGGATTCAGGATAATGCTGGTTCCTGAAGCAGAAGCTTATTATTATGCTAGAGATAATTTTAAGGATTTGTGGAAGAATAATTTTAATAATGGGTTATGGGTAATTTTAAGTACTCATTATGCAAGAAAGGCTTTTTCTTTAAGACATCTTGTGCCTTTGTTTTTTGTGTTATTTTTGGTTTTAGGTGGTGTTTTTTCTATTTTTTATCCTATTGTGAGAATTCCTTATTTTTCAATTTTAGGGCTTTATTTGATTTTGAGTTTGTATTTTTCTTTTGATATTTCGAGAAAAAATAAGGATTTTAAGTTGTTTTTCCCAACGTTATTTTCTTTCTGGACTTTACATGTTTCATATGGTTTAGGTTCATTATATGGATTATTTATTATATTATGA
- the gatB gene encoding Asp-tRNA(Asn)/Glu-tRNA(Gln) amidotransferase subunit GatB produces the protein MSKYKTTIGLEIHVQLLTKTKAFCSCSANAFESEPNTNICPVCTGQPGALPVFNEEALKLGIKAAIALNAKINEYSRFDRKNYFYPDLPKGYQITQYFYPLANDGYIEIEGKKIRIERMHLEEDSGKMFHEGEKLESASYSLVDYNRSGIPLIEIVTKPDIESPKEARLFMEKLRNILRYAEISTGDMEKGALRCDANISITNTETGFQSNRVEVKNINSFKFVEKALEYERERIIQHLEEGKNVPMETRGWNFATRSTFSMRSKEEEADYRYFPEPDIPPVIVTEKDIEEVKKTMPEMIDEKKERFIKEYTIKEYDAEILASDKELADYFEKCAKLVKNPQFVSNFIITDLLREMNKNNIELKDIKVSPEHFKELEELIDSGKISTKIAKEIFIDVFETGKSPADIVKEKGLEQIDDDETLKEIIKKIIENNPKQVQQYKNGKTKLLGFFVGQLMKETKGKANPQKANKLVKEMLEE, from the coding sequence ATGAGCAAATACAAAACCACAATAGGACTTGAAATACACGTACAATTACTAACAAAAACAAAAGCATTCTGTTCATGTTCCGCCAATGCATTTGAAAGCGAACCAAACACAAACATATGTCCAGTATGTACAGGACAACCAGGTGCTCTTCCTGTATTTAACGAAGAAGCATTAAAATTAGGAATAAAAGCAGCAATAGCATTAAATGCAAAAATAAATGAATACTCAAGATTTGACAGAAAAAATTATTTCTATCCAGACCTTCCTAAAGGTTATCAGATTACACAATATTTCTATCCATTGGCAAACGATGGATACATAGAAATAGAAGGCAAAAAAATCAGAATAGAAAGAATGCATCTTGAAGAAGATTCAGGAAAAATGTTCCATGAAGGTGAAAAACTTGAATCAGCATCATACAGTCTCGTTGATTACAACAGAAGCGGAATTCCTCTTATAGAAATAGTAACAAAACCAGATATAGAATCTCCAAAAGAAGCAAGACTATTCATGGAAAAACTCAGAAATATATTGAGATATGCAGAAATCTCAACAGGAGACATGGAAAAAGGTGCTTTAAGATGTGACGCAAACATATCAATAACAAATACAGAAACAGGATTCCAGAGTAATCGTGTTGAAGTAAAAAATATCAACTCATTTAAATTTGTTGAAAAAGCGCTTGAATATGAAAGAGAAAGAATAATTCAGCATTTAGAAGAAGGAAAAAACGTACCAATGGAAACCAGAGGTTGGAACTTTGCAACACGTTCCACATTCTCAATGAGATCAAAAGAAGAAGAAGCAGATTACAGATACTTTCCTGAACCGGATATTCCACCTGTAATAGTTACAGAAAAAGATATCGAAGAAGTTAAAAAAACAATGCCAGAAATGATAGACGAAAAGAAAGAAAGATTTATAAAAGAATATACAATAAAAGAATACGATGCAGAAATTCTCGCATCAGACAAAGAACTTGCAGATTACTTTGAAAAATGTGCTAAACTCGTTAAAAATCCACAATTTGTAAGTAATTTCATAATCACAGACCTTCTAAGAGAAATGAACAAAAACAACATAGAATTAAAAGACATAAAAGTATCGCCAGAACACTTCAAAGAATTAGAAGAATTAATAGATAGCGGAAAAATATCAACCAAAATAGCAAAAGAAATATTCATAGACGTATTTGAAACAGGAAAATCACCAGCAGATATAGTAAAAGAAAAGGGACTTGAACAAATAGATGATGACGAAACATTAAAAGAAATAATCAAAAAAATCATCGAAAACAACCCAAAACAGGTTCAACAATACAAAAATGGAAAAACAAAATTATTAGGTTTCTTCGTTGGACAATTAATGAAAGAAACAAAAGGAAAAGCAAACCCACAAAAAGCAAATAAACTTGTAAAAGAAATGTTGGAAGAATAA